The genomic DNA CTCGGTCGCCGCGGACTACCCCGACGGCCTGCTGTACGCCCGGCTCTCCGCCCCCGACGGCACCCGGGTCGAGGCCGGCCGGGCCGCCCGGCTGCTGCTCGAGCAGCTGGGCGGCGCGGTCGAGGCGCTGCTGCCGGGTGGCACCGGAGACGACCCGGCGTGCGAGGCGCTGCGCGCCGAACTCGGCGGGCGGCGGGCGCTGCTGCTGCTCGACGACGTCCGGGACGCCGCGCAGGTGGGGCCGCTGCTCGCCGAGAAGACCGAGTCGCTGGTCCTCGCCACCACCTTCGGGCCGCTCACCGGGATCGAGGGCATCGACCCGGTGATCCTGGGCGGGCTCGACCAGTCCGTCGCGGTGCGCCTGCTCGGCGAACTGGTCGGCGGCACCCGGATCAGCTGCGACCCGGCCGGCGCCGGCGACCTCGCCGAGGCGTGCGCGGGCCGTCCGGCGGCCCTGCGGATGATGGCCGGCTGGCTGCGGGCCAACCCGCAGGCCGCGGTCACGGACGCCGCGAAGGCCCTGCACCCGCCGACCGAGGAGGACGCGACGGCGCGGCCGCGGGCCCGGGGCGGCCAGTGGTTCGGCGGCCGGAGCGGCAAGGGCGGCAAGGCGGCCGAGGCGGGGGAGGAGCGGAAGGGCGGTCGTGCGGGCACGGAGCCCCCGGTGCCCGGGGGGACCGCCGCGGACGCGGAGCGGGCGGGTTCCCGCCACGGGGGCGGTGGCGACGGCGCGGCCGGGGGCGAGGGACGCGCGAGCGGTGCGCGCGTGGACGCCGCCGGCGGTACGGCCTCCGCGGGGCGGACCGGGGGTACCAGGAACGGGGCCGGGCGGGACGGGGCTGGGCGGGACGGGGCCGCGCGGGACGGGGCGCCGGAGGTGCGGCGGGAGCCCCGGGAGGCGGAGCCGGTGCCGGTGGCGGACAGCGATCCGCTGAAGGGTGCCTTCGAACTGCTCTACCGGCGGCTGCCGGCCGCCCGGGCGCGGATGCTGCGGATGCTGACCCTCGCCCCCGCGCAGCTCGCGGACCTGCGGATCGCCTCCGCCCTGGTCGGCTGCCCCGCGCCGGAGGCCGGGGAGGCGCTGGAGCAGCTGGCCGAGCAGGAGCTGCTGGAACGCGAGCCGGCGGCCGCCGACGGCACCCGGCGCTACTGGGTGCCGGGCCGGCTGTACGTCCGCCTGGTCGAGCTGCGCGAGGAGCAGGACCGTCCGTCCGAGGTCGAGCTGGCCCGGGCCCGGATGCTGGAACGGCTGGTCCGGCTGGTCGACTCGGCGCGGATGCTGCTCGACCCGGCGGCCGGCCCCAACCCGGACCCGCTGCCCGGGCCGCTGCGGCTGCGCACCGCCGCCCACGCGGCCGGCTGGCTCGCCGAGGAGCGCGAGCAGCTGCTCGCGGCCGTGGCGAGCGCGGTCGGCGAGGGCGACCTGGACGGGACCGCCGGCCGTCTGGTCACCGCCCTGCTGCGGGCCCTGCCGCTGACCGGCGCCGCCGCCCCGGCCGACCTGTACCAGCTGCACGAGTCCGTGCTGGAGGTCGCGATGCGGCAGCGGGCCCCGCGCCGGGCCGCGGCCGCCCTGCTCAACCTCGCCGACCTGCAGGCGGCGGCCGCCCACTGGGAGCGGGCCGACGGGCAGTACCGGCAGGCGGTCGACCGGGCCAGGGAGGCGGGCGACGAGCCCGGCTGCGCCCGCGCGATGGAGGGCGCGGGCAACGCCCAGCGGGCGCTCGCCGACCCGGTGCGCGCCGCGGATTGGTACGGCCGGGCGCTCGCCCTGCGCCAGGGGTTCGGCGACCGGGCCGGCGAGGCGAGGCTGCTGGCCCGGCTCGGCGAGGCGCACGCCGCCCAGCGCCGCTTCGAGGAGGCGCTGCGCGAGTACCGCGCGGCGGCCGGAGTGCTGCGCCGCCTGGGCGACGCCCGGGGCGAGGCGGCCGTGACGGCCACCCTGCACCGCCTGCAGCAGCGGCTCGATCAAGAGGGTAAAAGCCTGATTCAGGAGTAGTGTCTGATATGGGTGTTTTACTGTGCTTTGGCGCCTGAAGTGCCCTGCAAGCCTACGAACCTGCCAATGGGTCCGGCGGATTTAGTCACTTTGGAAGGCTGACGGATCCGCTGGGCTTCATTACACTCGACAGCAGTCGCGCAGCGAACCGTGCCCCGGCGTATCCGGCGGCCCCTGTCGTGCGCGCCGCCCGCCGGTCTTCTCCGGTAGGGACCCCCATGGCAAGAGGACGTGTTTAGCCGTGAAGGTCGGCATCCCCCGCGAGGTCAAGAACCACGAGTACCGCGTGGCCATCACGCCCGCCGGCGTGCATGAGCTGGTCCGCAACGGACACGAGGTCGTCATCGAGGACAACGCCGGTCTCGGCTCCTCGATCCCCAACGAGGAGTACGTGGCCGCCGGCGCCACCATCCTCCCCACCGCCGACGAGGTGTGGGCCGCCGCCGACCTGCTGCTGAAGGTCAAGGAGCCCATCGCCGAGGAGTACCACCGTCTGCGCAAGGGCCAGACCGTCTTCACGTACCTCCACCTCGCCGCGGACCGCGCCGGCACCGACGCACTGGTCGCCTCCGGCACCACCGCCATCGCGTACGAGACCGTGCAGCTGGGCAACGGCGCGCTGCCGCTGCTCGCCCCGATGTCCGAGGTCGCGGGCCGTCTCGCCCCGCAGGTCGGCTCCTACCACCTGATGCGTCCGGCCGGCGGCCGCGGCGTCCTCCCCGGCGGCGTGCCCGGCACCCACCCGGCCAAGGCCGTCGTCATCGGCGGTGGCGTCTCCGGTTGGCACGCCGCCACCATCGCCATCGGCATGGGCTACGACGTGACCCTGCTCGACCGCGACATCAACAAGCTGCGCGAGGCCGACAAGATCTTCGGCAACAAGATCAAGGCCATCATGTCCAACAGCTTCGAGCTGGAGAAGGCCGTCCTGGAGGCCGACCTGGTCATCGGCGCCGTCCTCATCCCGGGCGCCAAGGCCCCGAAGCTCGTCACCAACGAGCTGGTCTCCCGCATGAAGCCGGGCTCCGTGCTCGTCGACATCGCGATCGACCAGGGCGGCTGCTTCGAGGACTCCCGTCCCACCACGCACGCGAACCCGACCTTCGAGGTCCACAACTCGGTGTTCTACTGCGTCGCCAACATGCCGGGCGCCGTCCCGAACACCTCCACCTACGCGCTGACCAACGCGACGCTGCCGTACGTCGTCGAGCTGGCCAACCGCGGGTGGAAGGAGGCGCTGCGCCGCGACGCCGCGCTCGCCAAGGGCCTGAACGTCCACGAGGGCCAGATCACCTACGCGGCCGTCGCCGAGGCCTTCGGCCTGCCGTCGGTCTCCCTGGAGAGCGTCCTCGCCTGACGCCGCCGCACGACGAACGCCCCCGGCCCGCTCCCCTCGGGCCGGGGGCGTTTCGGCGTGCCTGCCGCCCGCCCCACCTGCGGCGCGCCGACCGATCCGGACGGGTCGGTCAATTTCTGTGCGTCGTGTCACCCGCTCTGTCGACAATGGCATCTGACGCGACCTCGGGGGAGGATCGGGGTCCGCAGAAACGTTAGGGTCGTAGGGCAGCTCATCCCTTGACAGTGAGGCGATGAACGGCCGACACATCATGCCCACTACCGTGGATTGTGTTGCTGCGAACGCCTGCAACGGCCTAGAGTCGCAAACCGTCGGCATGCTGCCACGCTGACGAATCGACATAGAGTCCTGGACGCCCAAGGAGGTAAGACGACTTGTGAATGAGTCGACATTTGCTCCCGGGGGTGGTCAGCCAGGACTGGCGGAGCTCTCCGCCGGGCAGCCGAACGACGAGGCCCGGCAGGCCACGGTGGGCGCGGTGGAGGTCGGCTCGGTCGCGGTCCGCACCTTCGAGGCGCGGCAGAGCGCCGCTCCCGCCGCCCCCGACTTCGACGCGGACTTCGCGGCGTACGGGCTGTCCTACAGCGAGCTGGCCTACGGCCCCTACGACGACCCGGACGCCGAGTACGAGCCGGACCCGGAGTACGCCGCCACCCTGGCGCCCGACGCCGCCCGCCAGCGCCGCGAGCGGGTCGGCCCGACCGGCCGGCCGCTGCCGTACTTCCCGATCCCCGCGCCGCTGGCCGAGCACGGCCCCGCGCAGATCATCGCGATGTGCAACCAGAAGGGCGGCGTCGGCAAGACCACGTCGACCATCAACCTGGGTGCCGCGCTGGCGGAGTACGGCCGCCGGGTGCTCCTGGTCGACTTCGACCCGCAGGGGGCGCTGTCGGTCGGCCTGGGCGTCAACCCGATGGAGCTGGACGTCACCGTCTACAACCTGCTGATGGAGCGGGGACTGACGGCCGATGAGGTGCTGCTGAAGACCGCGGTGCCCGGCATGGACCTGCTGCCGTCCAACATCGACCTGTCCGCCGCCGAGGTGCAGCTGGTCAGCGAGGTCGCCCGCGAGTCGGCGCTGGCCCGCGCGCTGAAGCCGCTGCTGCCCGACTACGACTACGTCATCATCGACTGCCAGCCGTCCCTCGGCCTGCTGACGGTCAACGCGCTGACGGCGGCTCACAGCGTGATCGTGCCGCTGGAGTGCGAGTTCTTCGCGCTGCGCGGTGTCGCGCTGCTCACCGAGACGATCGAGAAGGTCTGCGAGCGCCTCAACCCGGAGCTCCGCCTGGACGGCATCCTCGCCACCATGTACGACTCGCGCACCGTGCACAGCCGCGAGGTGCTGGCGCGCGTCGTGGAGGCCTTCGGCGAGCACGTGTTCCACACGGTCATCGGGCGGACCGTCCGGTTCCCGGAGACCACGGTGGCCGGCGAGCCGATCACCACGTACGCGACCAACTCGGTCGGCGCCGCCGCCTACCGCCAGCTCGCCAGGGAGGTGCTCGACCGGTGCCGCCCCGCCGAGTGAGTCTCCCCGGGGCCGACGAGCTGTTCCGGGCCACCGGGGGAATGGCCCTGTCGCCCTCCCTCGCCCGGTCGGGCGAGGGCCGCACGGAGACCGCCCGCACCGCCGAGCCCGGCAGCGCGCCGGCCGACGGCGGCCGGGCGAACGGCGCACCGGTCAACGGCGCGGCCAACGGCGTACCGGGGCCCGCCGGCCCGGCGGGCGGCCCGCAGGCCGGCAGCGGGGCCGTGGCGGCCCCGAGAGGCGCCGCCGAGGGTCAGGTGCCCGGGCAGGGCGCCGGGGCCCGCAGCGGCCCGCACGCGGCCGCTGCGGAGGAGGCCGCGGACGGGGTCCGCCGCCCCCGCGCGCCGCGCGGCCGCGCCCCGCGCCGCCCCACCGGGCGCGAGCGGCACGACGAGAAGATCACCGTGTACGTCTCCGCCGAGGAGCTGATGGACCTCGAGAGCGCCCGTCTGGTGCTGCGCGGGGAGCACGGTCTGGCGGTCGACCGCGGTCGGGTGGTCCGGGAGGCCATCTCGGTCGTGCTGGCCGACCTGGAGCAGCGCGGCGAGGCGTCGATCCTGGTCCGCCGCCTGCGCGGCCGGTGAGCAGCCGCTAGCGCGAGCTCGCGCGCCACTGCCCGTCCGCCCCGACCGGGTGCGAGGATGGGCGGGTCATGACGGGTCCGGGTGTGCCGCAGCAGGTCGCCGGCGTCTCCGAGGCGGAGGCGCGCGGGGGCTTCCAGGTGCGGCTGGCCAACTTCGAGGGCCCGTTCGACCTGCTGCTGAGCCTGATCGCCAAGCACAAGCTGGACGTCACCGAGGTCGCCCTCTCCAAGGTCACCGACGAGTTCGTGGCGCACATCCGGGCGATGGGGCCGGAGTGGGACCTGGACGCGGCCACCGAGTTCCTGGTGGTGGCGGCGACCCTGCTCGACCTCAAGGCGGCCCGGCTGCTGCCGGCCGCCGAGATCGAGGACGAGGAGGACCTGGCGCTGCTGGAGGCGCGCGACCTGCTGTTCGCGCGGTTGCTGCAGTACCGGGCGTACAAGCAGGCGGCGGCCGTCTTCGCGGAGCGCTGGGCGGCCGAGCTGCTCTCCCGCCCGCGCACCGTCGGCCTGGAGCCGCACCACGCGGAGCTGCTGCCCGAGGTGGTGCTCACCATCGGCCCCGAGCGCTTCGCGCAGCTCGCCGCGAAGGCGATGGCGCCGAAGCCGAAGCCGGTGGTGTACGTCGACCACATCCACACCCCGCCGGTGAGCGTGCGCGAGCAGGCGGCGCTGGTGGTCGACCGGCTGACCGCGCTCGGCGAGGCGAGCTTCGGCCGGCTGGTCGCGGACGCGGAGAACACCCTGGTGGTGGTCGCGCGCTTCCTCGCGCTGCTGGAGCTCTACCGGGAGAAGGCGCTGGACTTCGAGCAGCCGGAGGCGCTCGGGGAGCTGCTGGTGCGCTGGGTCGCGGAGACCGACCGGCAGGTCGAGGTGACGGACGAGTTCGACCGCCCGCCGGGCGGGAGCAGGGAGGACGATCCCGCATGACCGCCAAGCAGCCGCGCCGCGCCCTCGGCCTGCCCGGGCAGGTCCGCCCGGGGGAGTGGCAGGAGTCGGCGTACGCGGAGCAGCCCGACCCGCTGCCCGACCCGCTGCCCGAGCCCGGCGCGGAGCCCGCCGCCGAATCCGTCGTCGCGCCCGCCGCCGATCGACTTCCCGGGCGGATTCCCGAACCGGGCCCCGCACCGGGCCCGGAGCCGGGCTCGGAACCGGCCGCCGGGGAGCCGGCGCTCGACGAGCTCGGGGTACCGCTGGGCGCCGCGCTGGAGGCGGTGCTGATGGTCGCCGACGAGCCGGTCCCGGAGGCGCGGCTGGCCGCGGTGCTGGACGCGCCGCGCGGCGTGGTGGGCGTGGCGCTGCGGGCGCTGTCGGCGGAGTACGCGGCCCAGGGCCGCGGTTTCGACCTGCGGCTGGTGGCGGGCGGCTGGCGTTTCTACAGCAGGCCGGAGTGCGCGGCGGCGGTCGACCGCTTCGTTCTGGACGGCCAGCAGGCCCGGTTGACGCAGGCGGCGCTGGAGACGCTGGCGGTGGTCGCGTACCGGCAGCCGGTGTCGCGCGGACGGGTCTCTGCGGTACGCGGTGTGAACTGTGACGGCGTGATGCGTACCCTGGTACAGCGAGGACTGGTGGAAGAAGCCGGATCCGAGCCCGAAACCGGAGCGATCCTGTATCGGACGACGAACCACTTCCTGGAACGGATGGGGCTGCGCGGCCTGGATGAGCTGCCGGAGCTCGCGCCCTTCCTGCCCGAGGTCGACGACGTAGAAGCGGAGTCCCTCGAAGGCACGGTGATCGCGGAGGCGGTCGCGGCTGCACAGGACGGGCCGAACCAGGCGGCAGACCAGACGGATACGACGTACGGACATTTTGATGCGTAGCAGTGGCAGCAACGGTAGGAACAGCGGCGGCCAGGGCCGGGGCGGACAGAACAACAGCAGGGGTGGGCAGCAGGGTCGGGGCGGTTCGTCCTACGGGGGCGGCTCGGGCGGTCGGGGCGGTTCGTCCTACGGCGGCGGCTCCGGCGGTCGGGGCGGCTCGTCCTACGGCGGCGGCTCCGGCGGTCGGGGCGGCTCGTCCTACGGCGGCGGCTCCGGCGGCCGTGGTGGCTCGTACGGTGGCGGCTCGCGCGGCGGTCAGGGCGGCGGCCAGCCGCGCGACCGGCGTGACGGCGGCCGGGAGTACCCGGACCGTCCGCTGCGCCCGGAGGAGCGCCGGTACGACCGTCCCGAGTTCGGCGGCGGCCCGAACGCCACCCCGTCACGGGGTGCGTACGGCGGCCGCAAGCCCGGACCCGCGCCGCGGCCGCGCCGCGAGGGCCAGGGCGCCCCGGGTGACCCGCGGCGCCAGCCGCAGCGCTCCCGGGAGCTGCAGGCCAAGATCGAGGACGCGGTGCTGGCGCGTTACGACAAGCCGGCCGTGAAGACCCCGAAGACCTTCGGCGAGCCCGAGGGCGAGCGCCTGCAGAAGGTGCTGGCCCGCGCGGGCATGGGCAGCCGTCGGGCCTGCGAGGAGCTGATCGAGCAGGGCCGGGTCGAGGTCAACGGCGTCCTGGTCACCGAGCAGGGCAAGCGGGTCGACCCGCAGCACGACGAGATCAAGGTGGACGGCCTGACCGTCGCCACCCAGTCGTACCTGTTCTTCGCGCTGAACAAGCCGGTCGGCGTGGTCTCCACCATGGAGGACCCCGAGGGCCGGCAGTGCCTGGGCGACTACGTGACCAACCGGGAGACCCGGCTGTTCCACGTCGGCCGCCTGGACACCGAGACCGAGGGCATCATCCTGCTCACCAACCACGGCGAGCTGGCCCACCGCCTCACCCACCCCAAGTACGGCGTGACCAAGACCTACCTGGCCGCCATCACCGGTCCGATCCCGCGCGACCTCGGCAAGCAGCTGGAGCGCGGCGTGGAGCTGGAGGACGGCTTCGCCCGGGTCGACGACTTCAAGGTGGTCTCCAACCTCGGCAAGAACTACCTGGTCGAGGTGACCCTGCACGAGGGCCGCAAGCACATCGTCCGCCGCCTGCTGGCGGAGGTCGGCTTCCCGGTCGACAAGCTGGTGCGCACCCACTTCGGCCCGATCGCCCTCGGCGACCAGAAGTCGGGCTGGCTGCGCCGCCTCACCAACCCGGAGGTCGGCCAGCTGATGCGCGAGGTCGGCCTGTAGGTCGGCCTGTAGTTCGCAGCGGCCGAGGGCCCCACCGCCGTGCAGCGGTGGGGCCCTCGACGTGTTTTACCTGGGTTTTTATGTGAGCCTGGCCGCATGGCCTTGTCAGCACACATCCCGGTGGCAGAGGATTGCCACCGATGTTCGCTCCGACGCGTGGCGTAAAAGCGCCACGGCGGTCGGGGCCGGGGGTGGGGGAAGGAGCGAGGTGCTCGACTCATTCGGAGTGCTCGGCCTCGGACGGCCG from Kitasatospora terrestris includes the following:
- a CDS encoding segregation and condensation protein A, which gives rise to MTGPGVPQQVAGVSEAEARGGFQVRLANFEGPFDLLLSLIAKHKLDVTEVALSKVTDEFVAHIRAMGPEWDLDAATEFLVVAATLLDLKAARLLPAAEIEDEEDLALLEARDLLFARLLQYRAYKQAAAVFAERWAAELLSRPRTVGLEPHHAELLPEVVLTIGPERFAQLAAKAMAPKPKPVVYVDHIHTPPVSVREQAALVVDRLTALGEASFGRLVADAENTLVVVARFLALLELYREKALDFEQPEALGELLVRWVAETDRQVEVTDEFDRPPGGSREDDPA
- the ald gene encoding alanine dehydrogenase; this encodes MKVGIPREVKNHEYRVAITPAGVHELVRNGHEVVIEDNAGLGSSIPNEEYVAAGATILPTADEVWAAADLLLKVKEPIAEEYHRLRKGQTVFTYLHLAADRAGTDALVASGTTAIAYETVQLGNGALPLLAPMSEVAGRLAPQVGSYHLMRPAGGRGVLPGGVPGTHPAKAVVIGGGVSGWHAATIAIGMGYDVTLLDRDINKLREADKIFGNKIKAIMSNSFELEKAVLEADLVIGAVLIPGAKAPKLVTNELVSRMKPGSVLVDIAIDQGGCFEDSRPTTHANPTFEVHNSVFYCVANMPGAVPNTSTYALTNATLPYVVELANRGWKEALRRDAALAKGLNVHEGQITYAAVAEAFGLPSVSLESVLA
- the scpB gene encoding SMC-Scp complex subunit ScpB, producing MVADEPVPEARLAAVLDAPRGVVGVALRALSAEYAAQGRGFDLRLVAGGWRFYSRPECAAAVDRFVLDGQQARLTQAALETLAVVAYRQPVSRGRVSAVRGVNCDGVMRTLVQRGLVEEAGSEPETGAILYRTTNHFLERMGLRGLDELPELAPFLPEVDDVEAESLEGTVIAEAVAAAQDGPNQAADQTDTTYGHFDA
- a CDS encoding pseudouridine synthase, whose amino-acid sequence is MRSSGSNGRNSGGQGRGGQNNSRGGQQGRGGSSYGGGSGGRGGSSYGGGSGGRGGSSYGGGSGGRGGSSYGGGSGGRGGSYGGGSRGGQGGGQPRDRRDGGREYPDRPLRPEERRYDRPEFGGGPNATPSRGAYGGRKPGPAPRPRREGQGAPGDPRRQPQRSRELQAKIEDAVLARYDKPAVKTPKTFGEPEGERLQKVLARAGMGSRRACEELIEQGRVEVNGVLVTEQGKRVDPQHDEIKVDGLTVATQSYLFFALNKPVGVVSTMEDPEGRQCLGDYVTNRETRLFHVGRLDTETEGIILLTNHGELAHRLTHPKYGVTKTYLAAITGPIPRDLGKQLERGVELEDGFARVDDFKVVSNLGKNYLVEVTLHEGRKHIVRRLLAEVGFPVDKLVRTHFGPIALGDQKSGWLRRLTNPEVGQLMREVGL
- a CDS encoding ATP-binding protein, with the translated sequence MARKTATIDEQPAATGGPDLLPATVAPFGGRGTELAALAQAAARPGKGRGRIVVLAGRPGSGRTSLAVRYARSVAADYPDGLLYARLSAPDGTRVEAGRAARLLLEQLGGAVEALLPGGTGDDPACEALRAELGGRRALLLLDDVRDAAQVGPLLAEKTESLVLATTFGPLTGIEGIDPVILGGLDQSVAVRLLGELVGGTRISCDPAGAGDLAEACAGRPAALRMMAGWLRANPQAAVTDAAKALHPPTEEDATARPRARGGQWFGGRSGKGGKAAEAGEERKGGRAGTEPPVPGGTAADAERAGSRHGGGGDGAAGGEGRASGARVDAAGGTASAGRTGGTRNGAGRDGAGRDGAARDGAPEVRREPREAEPVPVADSDPLKGAFELLYRRLPAARARMLRMLTLAPAQLADLRIASALVGCPAPEAGEALEQLAEQELLEREPAAADGTRRYWVPGRLYVRLVELREEQDRPSEVELARARMLERLVRLVDSARMLLDPAAGPNPDPLPGPLRLRTAAHAAGWLAEEREQLLAAVASAVGEGDLDGTAGRLVTALLRALPLTGAAAPADLYQLHESVLEVAMRQRAPRRAAAALLNLADLQAAAAHWERADGQYRQAVDRAREAGDEPGCARAMEGAGNAQRALADPVRAADWYGRALALRQGFGDRAGEARLLARLGEAHAAQRRFEEALREYRAAAGVLRRLGDARGEAAVTATLHRLQQRLDQEGKSLIQE
- a CDS encoding ParA family protein, with translation MGAVEVGSVAVRTFEARQSAAPAAPDFDADFAAYGLSYSELAYGPYDDPDAEYEPDPEYAATLAPDAARQRRERVGPTGRPLPYFPIPAPLAEHGPAQIIAMCNQKGGVGKTTSTINLGAALAEYGRRVLLVDFDPQGALSVGLGVNPMELDVTVYNLLMERGLTADEVLLKTAVPGMDLLPSNIDLSAAEVQLVSEVARESALARALKPLLPDYDYVIIDCQPSLGLLTVNALTAAHSVIVPLECEFFALRGVALLTETIEKVCERLNPELRLDGILATMYDSRTVHSREVLARVVEAFGEHVFHTVIGRTVRFPETTVAGEPITTYATNSVGAAAYRQLAREVLDRCRPAE